The following are encoded in a window of Sphingobium sp. AP49 genomic DNA:
- a CDS encoding phosphatidylcholine/phosphatidylserine synthase — protein MRQRRAVPRGLRRGITLRMLAPNAVTAMALCFGLTGVRYGISGDWERAVLSILFAGVLDGLDGRIARLLRGESRFGAELDSLSDSIAFGVAPALILYLWSLHAMPKFGWIFALAHALSCALRLARFNANIDVEEQPHKSAGFLTGVPAPAGAGLTFVPLYLWLVSGEEIFRAWYVVAPWTAFVAFLMISNIATYSWSALRLRKRIRLELIALVGLLAAALATQPWLTLLLICGVYVLLIPFGILSYAKVRKPPATI, from the coding sequence GTGAGGCAGCGTCGCGCCGTTCCGCGCGGGCTACGGCGCGGCATCACGCTGCGCATGCTGGCGCCCAATGCGGTGACGGCGATGGCGCTCTGCTTCGGCCTGACCGGCGTGCGCTATGGCATATCAGGTGATTGGGAACGGGCGGTATTGTCCATCCTGTTCGCTGGCGTGCTCGATGGCCTTGACGGCCGGATCGCCCGGTTGCTGCGGGGCGAAAGCCGATTTGGTGCCGAACTGGATTCGCTGTCCGATTCGATCGCCTTCGGCGTCGCGCCCGCGCTGATCCTCTATCTCTGGTCGCTGCACGCCATGCCGAAATTCGGCTGGATCTTCGCACTGGCCCATGCGCTGTCCTGCGCACTGCGCCTGGCGCGCTTCAACGCCAATATCGATGTCGAGGAACAGCCGCACAAATCGGCCGGTTTCCTGACCGGCGTGCCGGCGCCGGCCGGCGCGGGGCTCACCTTCGTGCCGCTCTATCTGTGGCTGGTAAGCGGCGAGGAGATTTTCCGCGCCTGGTATGTGGTCGCGCCCTGGACTGCCTTCGTCGCTTTCCTGATGATCTCCAACATCGCCACCTATAGCTGGTCGGCGTTGCGGCTACGCAAGCGCATCCGGCTGGAACTGATCGCGCTTGTCGGCTTGCTGGCCGCCGCGCTTGCAACCCAGCCCTGGCTGACCCTGTTGCTGATCTGCGGCGTCTATGTGTTGCTGATCCCGTTCGGCATCCTGTCCTACGCCAAGGTGCGCAAGCCGCCTGCCACCATTTGA
- the rpsB gene encoding 30S ribosomal protein S2 produces MATPVVTMQQLIEAGAHFGHQTHRWNPRMKPYIFGDRNGIHILDLSQTVPLFARALDFVSATVAGGGKVLFVGTKRQAQDPIAEAARKSGQHFVNHRWLGGMLTNWKTISGSIKRLKTLEEKLSGDTHGFTKKEVLQMTREREKLELSLGGIRDMNGIPDVMFVIDANKEELAIKEANTLGIPVVAILDSNVSPDGIAFPVPANDDASRAIRLYCDAIAAAATKGNRGAQQASGIDLGALDEPLAEEVAAEA; encoded by the coding sequence ATGGCGACTCCCGTCGTCACCATGCAGCAATTGATCGAGGCTGGCGCCCACTTCGGCCACCAGACCCACCGCTGGAACCCGCGGATGAAGCCGTACATCTTCGGCGACCGCAACGGCATCCACATCCTTGACCTGTCGCAGACCGTGCCGCTCTTCGCGCGCGCTCTCGACTTCGTGTCGGCCACCGTCGCCGGCGGCGGCAAGGTTCTGTTCGTCGGCACCAAGCGCCAGGCCCAGGATCCGATCGCCGAAGCCGCTCGCAAGTCGGGCCAGCACTTCGTCAACCATCGCTGGCTGGGCGGTATGCTCACCAACTGGAAGACCATTTCGGGCTCGATCAAGCGCCTGAAGACCCTTGAGGAAAAGCTGTCGGGCGATACCCACGGCTTCACCAAGAAGGAAGTCCTCCAGATGACCCGCGAGCGCGAGAAGCTGGAACTGTCGCTGGGCGGCATCCGTGACATGAACGGCATCCCCGATGTCATGTTCGTGATCGACGCCAACAAGGAAGAGCTGGCGATCAAGGAAGCCAACACCCTGGGTATCCCGGTTGTTGCCATCCTCGATTCGAACGTCTCGCCCGACGGCATTGCCTTCCCGGTTCCCGCGAACGATGACGCCAGCCGCGCCATCCGCCTCTACTGCGACGCCATCGCCGCCGCCGCCACCAAGGGCAACCGTGGTGCGCAGCAGGCTTCGGGCATCGATCTGGGCGCTCTGGACGAGCCGCTGGCTGAAGAAGTCGCCGCCGAAGCCTAA
- the tsf gene encoding translation elongation factor Ts yields MAEITAAAVKELRDRSGAGMMDCKKALTEANGDIEAATDWLRAKGLAAAQKKSSRTAAEGLVGVAVAGTKGVAVEVNSETDFVAKNDQFQDFVRTVSTVALESGAADAEALAGQAHPAGGTISEKLVANIATIGENQNLRRVAHVEVTEGVVVPYVHNAAAPGLGKIGVLVALEGDAPADVLEPLGKQLAMHIAAAFPLALSADDIDPALLERERAIATEKAAESGKPAEIVAKMVDGAVAKFAKEQALLSQLFVMDNKTPVADVVAKAAKDAGKSITLKSYVRFQLGEGIEKEVSDFAAEVAAAAGV; encoded by the coding sequence ATGGCCGAGATTACCGCTGCTGCCGTCAAGGAACTGCGCGACCGTTCGGGCGCGGGCATGATGGACTGCAAGAAGGCCCTCACCGAAGCCAATGGCGACATCGAAGCGGCAACCGACTGGCTGCGTGCCAAGGGTCTGGCCGCCGCCCAGAAGAAGTCGAGCCGCACCGCCGCTGAAGGTCTGGTCGGCGTTGCCGTCGCCGGCACCAAGGGCGTCGCCGTCGAAGTGAACAGCGAAACCGACTTCGTTGCCAAGAACGACCAGTTCCAGGACTTCGTCCGTACCGTGTCGACCGTCGCGCTGGAATCGGGCGCTGCTGACGCAGAAGCGCTGGCTGGCCAGGCTCACCCCGCCGGCGGCACCATCAGCGAGAAGCTGGTCGCCAACATCGCCACCATCGGCGAGAACCAGAATCTGCGTCGCGTCGCCCATGTCGAAGTGACCGAAGGCGTCGTTGTGCCCTACGTGCACAACGCGGCTGCTCCGGGCCTCGGCAAGATCGGCGTGCTCGTTGCGCTCGAAGGCGATGCGCCTGCTGACGTGCTGGAGCCGCTGGGCAAGCAGCTGGCCATGCACATCGCCGCAGCCTTCCCGCTGGCCCTGTCGGCTGACGACATCGATCCGGCCCTGCTGGAGCGTGAGCGCGCGATCGCGACTGAAAAGGCCGCTGAATCCGGCAAGCCCGCCGAAATCGTTGCCAAGATGGTCGACGGTGCCGTCGCGAAGTTCGCCAAGGAACAGGCTCTGCTCTCGCAGCTGTTCGTGATGGACAACAAGACCCCGGTCGCCGACGTCGTTGCCAAGGCAGCCAAGGATGCCGGCAAGTCGATCACCCTCAAGTCCTATGTCCGCTTCCAGCTGGGCGAGGGCATCGAGAAGGAAGTCAGCGACTTCGCCGCCGAAGTGGCTGCCGCCGCCGGCGTCTGA
- a CDS encoding AAA family ATPase, which translates to MGSKQRTTSLPPPYLKRVWLRDDDPDRAPDWGHYPFNVPVIRNGGLDFHFSRPVTILVGENGTGKSTLLEAIAKLAGFSDSGGAQGMRAVDDAPASGRDAGALAAHLRGAWLPQVKQGWFFRAETFFSVARYLDEVAVDVGAVGPQYLRASHGEGFFDFFAERMERQGLFILDEPESALSPQRQFEFLKLLRRIQRADNAQVIMATHSPILMALPDADLWHVDSYGVRPVALEDTPHFRLYREFMLYPQETVEAMIE; encoded by the coding sequence ATGGGATCGAAGCAACGCACGACATCGCTGCCGCCGCCATATCTGAAGCGCGTCTGGCTGAGGGACGACGATCCTGATCGGGCGCCCGACTGGGGGCATTATCCCTTCAACGTTCCCGTCATTCGCAACGGCGGCTTGGATTTCCATTTTTCCAGGCCGGTAACGATTCTGGTTGGCGAAAATGGGACCGGCAAATCGACCCTGCTCGAGGCGATCGCCAAACTGGCAGGGTTTAGCGATTCCGGCGGTGCGCAGGGGATGCGAGCGGTGGATGATGCGCCAGCATCCGGCCGCGATGCTGGCGCGCTGGCCGCGCATTTGCGCGGTGCATGGTTGCCGCAGGTGAAGCAGGGCTGGTTCTTCCGGGCGGAGACTTTCTTCTCCGTGGCGCGCTATCTGGATGAGGTGGCCGTCGACGTGGGGGCTGTCGGTCCTCAATATTTGCGTGCGTCCCATGGTGAGGGATTTTTCGATTTCTTTGCGGAACGTATGGAGCGGCAGGGTCTCTTCATATTAGATGAGCCAGAATCTGCCCTCTCGCCGCAACGTCAATTCGAGTTTCTGAAGCTGCTGCGCCGAATTCAGCGTGCTGACAATGCGCAGGTCATCATGGCGACCCACTCGCCTATCCTGATGGCACTGCCGGACGCTGACTTGTGGCATGTCGATAGTTATGGCGTCAGGCCCGTCGCTCTGGAGGATACGCCGCACTTCCGACTCTACCGCGAATTCATGCTCTATCCACAGGAAACGGTCGAAGCGATGATTGAGTGA
- the pyrH gene encoding UMP kinase: protein MTRPAFKRILLKLSGEVLMGSGQFGIDPETVDRVAGEIAAAKDAGFELCVVVGGGNIFRGLAGAAKGFDRTSADYMGMLATVMNALAVQNALEKIGCDTRVQSAIPMASVCEPYIRRKAVRHMEKGRIVIFAAGTGNPFFTTDTTAALRAAEMNCDALFKGTSVDGIYDADPKKVADATRYEEISFDQVLTDNLKVMDASAIALCRENHIPIVVFNIREEGNLAKVLEGQGVATIVQNQER, encoded by the coding sequence ATGACCCGGCCAGCCTTCAAGCGTATCCTGCTGAAACTGTCGGGCGAGGTGCTGATGGGATCGGGCCAGTTCGGCATCGATCCCGAGACCGTCGATCGTGTCGCGGGTGAGATCGCCGCCGCGAAGGATGCGGGTTTCGAGCTGTGCGTGGTCGTCGGCGGCGGCAATATCTTCCGCGGCCTGGCCGGCGCGGCCAAGGGCTTCGATCGTACCAGTGCCGACTATATGGGCATGCTTGCGACCGTCATGAACGCACTTGCCGTGCAGAATGCGCTGGAAAAGATCGGTTGCGACACCCGCGTCCAGTCAGCCATCCCGATGGCATCGGTGTGCGAGCCCTATATTCGGCGCAAGGCCGTGCGGCACATGGAAAAGGGCCGGATCGTCATCTTCGCGGCCGGCACCGGCAACCCCTTCTTCACCACCGACACCACGGCGGCCCTGCGCGCGGCGGAAATGAACTGCGACGCGCTGTTCAAGGGCACCAGTGTCGATGGCATCTATGACGCCGATCCCAAGAAGGTGGCCGACGCCACCCGCTATGAAGAGATCAGCTTCGACCAGGTGCTGACCGATAATCTCAAGGTCATGGATGCCAGCGCGATCGCGCTGTGCCGTGAAAATCATATTCCCATCGTCGTGTTCAACATCCGCGAGGAAGGCAACCTTGCCAAGGTGCTGGAAGGCCAGGGTGTCGCGACGATCGTGCAAAATCAGGAGCGCTGA
- the frr gene encoding ribosome recycling factor: protein MAQYDKSDLERRMAGAIEALKGDLTGLRTGRANVQLLDPVMVTVYGANMPLNQVATVSAPEPRMLSVQVWDKTNVGPVDKAIRSAGLGLNPIVDGQTLRLPIPDLTEERRKELAKLASKYAEGARVAVRNVRRDGMDSLKTDEKKGEISEDERKRLETEVQKLTDSTIADIDAAASAKEKEILGQ, encoded by the coding sequence ATGGCCCAATATGACAAGTCTGACCTCGAACGCCGCATGGCCGGCGCGATCGAAGCGCTCAAGGGCGATCTGACCGGACTGCGCACCGGCCGTGCCAATGTCCAGCTGCTCGATCCCGTCATGGTCACCGTCTATGGTGCCAACATGCCGCTGAACCAGGTTGCTACCGTGTCGGCGCCCGAGCCGCGCATGCTGTCGGTCCAGGTCTGGGACAAGACCAATGTCGGGCCGGTCGACAAGGCGATTCGTTCGGCGGGCCTGGGTCTCAACCCGATCGTCGATGGACAGACGCTGCGCCTGCCGATTCCCGATCTGACCGAGGAGCGCCGCAAGGAACTGGCCAAGCTCGCCAGCAAATATGCCGAAGGTGCCCGAGTTGCCGTCCGCAACGTCCGCCGCGACGGTATGGACAGCCTGAAGACCGACGAGAAGAAGGGCGAAATCAGCGAGGACGAGCGCAAGCGCCTGGAAACCGAGGTCCAGAAGCTGACCGACAGCACGATCGCGGACATCGATGCGGCCGCTTCGGCCAAGGAAAAGGAAATCCTCGGCCAGTAA
- a CDS encoding isoprenyl transferase, whose amino-acid sequence MATQAKPDLTSAAPAHGARHVAIIMDGNGRWAKKRLLPRIAGHRAGVEAVRRVARAAQDIGLECLTLYAFSSENWKRPATEVADLMGLLRHFIQSDIDEFHANGVRLRVIGNYRALDPVLVDLIDRAMVRTAANSGPVIAIALNYGAQDEMVRAAQRLAERVARGELAAQDIGVDAIDAELDTADLPPLDLLIRTSGEHRLSNFMLWQAAYAELYFTDTLWPDFDGRALAEALDAFRLRDRRFGGL is encoded by the coding sequence ATGGCCACACAAGCCAAGCCCGATCTTACCAGCGCGGCGCCTGCCCATGGTGCGCGCCACGTTGCCATCATCATGGACGGCAATGGTCGCTGGGCGAAGAAGCGGCTGTTGCCGCGCATCGCAGGTCACCGCGCCGGCGTGGAGGCGGTGCGCCGCGTCGCGCGTGCCGCCCAGGATATTGGCCTGGAATGCCTGACGCTCTATGCCTTTTCCTCGGAAAACTGGAAGCGTCCGGCAACCGAGGTGGCAGACCTGATGGGGCTGCTGCGCCATTTCATCCAGTCGGACATTGACGAGTTTCACGCCAATGGTGTGCGGCTGCGGGTGATCGGCAATTATCGTGCGCTTGATCCGGTGTTGGTGGACCTGATCGATCGGGCGATGGTGCGCACGGCGGCGAACAGCGGCCCGGTTATCGCGATCGCGCTCAACTATGGCGCGCAGGACGAGATGGTGCGGGCTGCGCAGCGCCTGGCCGAACGGGTGGCGCGTGGCGAACTGGCGGCCCAGGACATTGGCGTCGACGCGATCGATGCTGAACTGGACACGGCGGATCTGCCTCCGCTGGATCTCCTTATCCGCACCTCGGGGGAGCATCGGCTCAGCAATTTCATGCTGTGGCAGGCGGCCTATGCGGAACTCTATTTCACCGACACGCTCTGGCCCGATTTCGACGGCCGCGCACTGGCCGAGGCGCTCGACGCTTTCCGCCTGAGGGACCGCCGTTTCGGCGGACTGTGA
- a CDS encoding phosphatidate cytidylyltransferase: protein MASELRTRTIVGLGLIALAAGALIFGGFFFWMLLAIAGVLMQGEWGDLTGAPREHRQLAMYAVSVPLAILCPLAAGVSWLGFALTMAAFFFTLLAGRSLKLALGIFYICVPVMALLYLRGQQPDGHGLLLAFWALGLVWATDIGAYFAGRSIGGPKLAPRISPSKTWSGLGGGVLAALLTGFLLYRFADLPIQLAAASGLLAVAAQLGDLLESAMKRRAGVKDSGKLLPGHGGVMDRLDGVVAAAPLAALLYLVLAGA from the coding sequence ATGGCAAGCGAATTGCGTACCCGCACCATCGTCGGTCTTGGCCTGATCGCGCTCGCGGCCGGTGCGCTGATCTTTGGCGGCTTTTTCTTCTGGATGCTGCTGGCGATCGCGGGCGTGTTGATGCAGGGCGAATGGGGCGATCTGACCGGGGCGCCGCGCGAGCATCGGCAGCTGGCGATGTATGCGGTGTCGGTGCCGTTGGCGATTCTCTGCCCGCTCGCGGCGGGCGTGTCCTGGCTGGGCTTCGCGCTGACGATGGCGGCCTTCTTCTTCACCCTGCTCGCCGGTCGCTCGCTCAAGCTGGCGCTGGGGATTTTCTATATCTGCGTGCCGGTCATGGCGCTGCTGTATCTGCGCGGGCAGCAGCCCGACGGCCATGGCCTGCTGCTCGCCTTCTGGGCATTGGGGCTGGTCTGGGCGACCGATATCGGCGCCTATTTCGCCGGTCGCTCGATCGGCGGTCCGAAGCTGGCGCCGCGCATCAGCCCGTCCAAGACATGGTCGGGCCTTGGCGGCGGCGTGCTCGCCGCGCTGCTGACCGGCTTCCTGCTCTATCGTTTTGCCGACCTGCCGATCCAACTGGCGGCGGCCAGCGGCCTGCTCGCGGTGGCGGCGCAACTGGGCGACCTGCTCGAAAGCGCGATGAAGCGCCGCGCCGGGGTCAAGGACAGTGGCAAGCTCCTGCCCGGCCATGGCGGGGTGATGGACCGGCTCGATGGCGTGGTCGCGGCTGCGCCGCTCGCGGCGCTGCTCTATCTGGTGCTGGCTGGCGCCTGA
- a CDS encoding 1-deoxy-D-xylulose-5-phosphate reductoisomerase codes for MRTVSIFGATGSVGMSTLDLIGREPEAYEVVALTAHRDVAGLAAAARSVGARIAVVADEAQYGALKDALAGSSVEPAAGVDALVDAASAGADWTMAAIVGCAGLKPTIAALEAGGTVALANKESLVSAGALMMQAASASGATLLPVDSEHNAIFQCLAGSRLDDVARITLTASGGPFRTLGYEDMRAITPAQAVAHPNWSMGAKISVDSATMMNKGLELIEAAHLFPIGLDRIEILVHPQSVIHSMVEYRDRSTLAQLGSPDMRIPIAHALAWPARIATPCQPLDLARIGRLDFELPDDRRFPALRLARAAAQAADASAAILNAANEVAVAAFLAGRIGFLDIAMIVEDVLNRYSAPVPASMDDVLHADATARIMAGEVMERLTV; via the coding sequence ATGCGCACCGTGTCCATTTTTGGCGCGACCGGTTCCGTCGGCATGTCGACGCTCGACCTGATCGGCCGTGAACCCGAAGCCTATGAAGTCGTCGCGCTGACCGCCCATCGCGATGTCGCCGGGCTGGCCGCCGCTGCCCGTTCGGTTGGCGCCCGGATCGCGGTGGTGGCTGATGAAGCGCAATATGGCGCGCTCAAGGATGCGCTGGCCGGATCGAGTGTCGAGCCAGCCGCTGGCGTCGACGCGCTGGTCGACGCTGCCTCGGCCGGGGCGGACTGGACGATGGCGGCGATTGTCGGCTGCGCCGGGCTCAAGCCGACCATCGCCGCGCTCGAAGCGGGCGGCACCGTTGCGCTCGCCAACAAGGAATCGCTGGTCTCGGCGGGCGCGCTGATGATGCAGGCGGCGAGCGCATCGGGGGCGACGCTGTTGCCGGTCGATAGCGAGCATAATGCGATCTTCCAGTGCCTGGCCGGCAGTCGTCTGGATGATGTCGCGCGCATCACCCTGACCGCCAGTGGCGGCCCGTTCCGTACCCTTGGTTATGAGGATATGCGCGCCATCACCCCGGCGCAGGCGGTCGCCCATCCCAACTGGTCGATGGGGGCCAAGATCAGCGTCGACAGCGCGACGATGATGAACAAGGGGCTCGAACTGATCGAGGCGGCCCATCTCTTCCCGATCGGGCTCGATCGGATCGAGATCTTGGTCCACCCCCAGTCGGTGATCCATTCGATGGTCGAATATCGCGATCGTTCCACCCTTGCGCAGCTCGGCTCGCCGGACATGCGCATCCCGATCGCCCATGCGCTCGCCTGGCCCGCGCGAATCGCCACCCCCTGTCAGCCGCTGGACCTGGCCCGGATCGGGCGGCTCGATTTTGAACTTCCCGATGACCGGCGTTTCCCGGCGCTGCGGCTGGCGCGCGCCGCTGCGCAGGCGGCGGATGCGTCTGCCGCCATCCTCAATGCCGCCAACGAAGTCGCTGTGGCGGCCTTCCTTGCCGGGCGCATCGGCTTCCTTGATATCGCCATGATTGTGGAGGATGTTCTGAACCGCTATAGCGCGCCGGTGCCTGCATCGATGGACGATGTCCTGCATGCCGACGCAACGGCGCGGATTATGGCAGGCGAAGTGATGGAAAGATTGACGGTTTGA
- the rseP gene encoding RIP metalloprotease RseP: protein MIHNPGFLLTIVAFVAVIGPLVFVHELGHYLVGRWCGVKAEAFSIGFGPEIFAWVDKRGTRWRLAALPLGGYVRFKGDMNAASQTDPKWLEMSVQDRSESFPAKPLWQRAAIVAAGPAINFLFAILILAAFAFLHGESRTPAVAGMVQPGSAAAAAGIQPGDRIVSLNGRAMHTFDDIRLYAQIRPGEPVTILLDRKGQVIEKQGHVGAVSEDDGFGNKFRIGRLGLAPGKPVIEPVSLLRAPVVAVERTGQIIRTMVETLGQVIGGDRSVKELGGPLKIAQVSGQAATLGLESFIFFVALISINLGFINLLPIPMLDGGHLLFYGVEAVQRRPVSAQVQDWAYRSGLALLMTVMLLVTFNDLSSFGLWERLSGLIG from the coding sequence TTGATCCACAATCCCGGTTTCCTGTTGACCATTGTCGCTTTCGTGGCGGTCATCGGGCCGCTCGTCTTCGTGCACGAACTGGGTCATTATCTGGTCGGGCGCTGGTGCGGCGTGAAGGCGGAAGCCTTTTCGATCGGCTTTGGACCGGAAATTTTCGCCTGGGTCGATAAGCGGGGGACGCGCTGGCGGCTCGCGGCGCTGCCGCTGGGCGGCTATGTTCGCTTCAAGGGCGATATGAACGCTGCCAGCCAGACCGATCCCAAATGGCTGGAAATGTCGGTGCAGGACCGCAGCGAGAGCTTTCCGGCCAAGCCGCTCTGGCAGCGTGCGGCGATCGTCGCCGCCGGCCCCGCGATCAATTTCCTCTTTGCCATCCTGATCCTGGCCGCCTTCGCCTTCCTGCATGGCGAAAGCCGCACGCCGGCGGTGGCGGGTATGGTCCAGCCCGGCAGCGCCGCCGCCGCCGCCGGTATCCAGCCGGGCGACCGTATCGTCTCGCTCAACGGGCGAGCGATGCACACCTTCGACGATATTCGCCTTTATGCCCAGATCCGCCCCGGCGAGCCGGTGACGATCCTGCTGGACCGCAAGGGGCAGGTGATCGAGAAGCAGGGCCATGTCGGCGCGGTCAGCGAGGATGATGGTTTCGGCAACAAGTTCCGCATCGGGCGTCTGGGACTGGCACCGGGCAAGCCGGTGATCGAGCCGGTCAGCCTGCTGCGTGCGCCCGTCGTCGCAGTCGAACGCACCGGCCAGATCATTCGTACCATGGTGGAAACGCTGGGTCAGGTGATCGGCGGCGATCGCTCGGTCAAGGAACTTGGCGGGCCGCTCAAGATCGCCCAGGTCTCCGGGCAGGCCGCGACGCTGGGGCTGGAAAGCTTCATCTTCTTCGTCGCCCTCATCTCGATTAACTTGGGGTTCATCAACCTCTTGCCAATTCCGATGCTGGATGGCGGGCACCTGCTCTTTTACGGGGTCGAGGCGGTGCAGCGCAGGCCGGTCAGCGCACAGGTGCAGGACTGGGCCTATCGGTCCGGCCTGGCGCTGCTGATGACCGTGATGTTGCTGGTGACTTTCAACGATTTGTCGTCTTTCGGATTGTGGGAGCGGCTGTCCGGCTTGATCGGCTGA